The DNA window GCGGTATTCCCCGACAGCGGGTGATCACCCGTTAGAATTGGGGGCATCCAAGGGAGGCATCCATGAAGCTTCATTTGCTAGCGACGGTGGCTATCTCAACGCTGGCCGCATGGCCGGCTGCTGCACAGCCGGCGCCGCCGGCTCCGAACGCACTCGACACATTAGGCGCGATGCATCAGACCGGCAGCACGGCTGATTGGCCTGAAGTCCCGCAGACCGGCCAGAAAGCCGATCAGGTCAAGCAAAACCTTACCAAAATCAAGCTGCCTCCGGGCTTCCACATCTCGCTCTACGCGCTGGTGCCGGACGCCCGCCATATTGCGGTCGGCCCGCAGGGCGTCGCAACCTTTGTGGGCACACGCAAGTCGAAGGTCTGGGTGGTGACCGATCGCTCGCGCGGCGGCGTGGGTGACGAGGTGAAGGAGTTCGCGCCGACCCTGCCGAAGAAAATTCCCAACGGCGTGTGCTTCTCGAAAGACGGCTTCCTGTACATCGCGGAGCAGAATCGCGTGCTGGAATACGCCGCCGCCGAGTTCTTCTATGAAAGCGCCGACGTCGTCGCAGGCGCCGTCGTACCCGAGGGCGAGCTGATCCCGAAATCCGAGGAGAGCTACAACCATACTGCGCGGGTCTGCAGAGTCGGACCGGACAACAAGCTCTATATTCAGCTGGGCCAACCCTACAACGTGCCGGCAAAGGACAAGTTCGACCTTTATCGCAAGGTCGGCATGGGCGGA is part of the Bradyrhizobium canariense genome and encodes:
- a CDS encoding PQQ-dependent sugar dehydrogenase, whose product is MKLHLLATVAISTLAAWPAAAQPAPPAPNALDTLGAMHQTGSTADWPEVPQTGQKADQVKQNLTKIKLPPGFHISLYALVPDARHIAVGPQGVATFVGTRKSKVWVVTDRSRGGVGDEVKEFAPTLPKKIPNGVCFSKDGFLYIAEQNRVLEYAAAEFFYESADVVAGAVVPEGELIPKSEESYNHTARVCRVGPDNKLYIQLGQPYNVPAKDKFDLYRKVGMGGIIRMDRDGKNREVYAVGLRNPVGMDFSPKDKSLWTNDNQVDGMGDEQPPGEMDHITAPGQDFGFPWYGGGHTRTVEYKNDTPPANVVFPEVEQAAHAADLGLIFYTGSMFPKKYQGAIFSTQHGSWNRTTPVGARLLVTYVKEDGHVAGKSEPFAEGWNDNGYYLGRPVDVAQLPDGSLLVSDDLVGALYRIWYDGK